A stretch of DNA from Synergistaceae bacterium DZ-S4:
ATACCAATGTACTTGATGAGAGCGAAGATGCAGCGTGGTTTGCCGCTGATGTTGAAAAGGACGGCAGGGTCGTTATCCCGATGGATGCGATAGTTGACTCGCTCGCGATAAAGACACTGAGTGCCAACAACATAAGCGAGATCAAGCTCTGGAAGAACCCTGAGCACATCAATCTCACTGATTCGATGCACCATGTGCTGATAGAGCATTACTTCGGCAAACCGCTTACCCAGGCGATCAATTCTGAAGGAGAAGTGATCGAAAACATCACACACGGCATTGACGGCTCAATAGTAAGAGGCATCGTCGAAGGCTCGATATCGGGCATCGAAAGCGAAGGCAACATAATAACGAGAGAAAAGGTGATCAGGCAGGTTCTCACTGAGAGGGCCCTCGGCAAAGTCCTTCTGGAAACCATCAGGGACAAAAAGGGAAACACGGTAGCAGAGGCAGGTCAGGAGATAACGAGCAAAGTCCTTGACAGCATAGCGTCCTCTGGCGCCGATGACATAACGGTACGTCCCAAGCAGGCACCCTCGGATCACAAACAGCTGATCCAGCGCGTCTCTTTTGTAAGGAGACTGAGGGAGGAACCGCAGTGGAGCCCTGTAGTACATGGAGTTACCAAGGTGGCACTTGCCACCGACAGTTTCCTCTCCGCAGCATCGTTCCAGCAGACGGCACAGGTACTTGCAGCTTCCGCAGTGAGAGGCGACGTAGACAACCTTGTCGGTCTTAAGGAGAACGTAATAATAGGACTGCTTATACCTGCCGGAACAGGGATCGAGAGGTACAGGAAGGTAGTGATCGCTGAGTCCTCCGAATCATCTCTTCCAGGGATGGAAGAAGCGATCATTCAGAAGGACTGATCGCAGCGGCCGGGGTAAGTAGTTTTACCTAAAATATTCCAATCAAATAAAATATTCAGCGGAAGCCCGGGTGTTTATTGACACCAGAGGCTTCCGCTGTTAATATACTCTGGTGCGCCTTTGCACAGGAGGTGTCCGTGTGCCTTTAAACGAACTCGCTTCATCCGGAAGGATAGCAGGAATAAACTCGGTCCTGAGGAAGCTCAAGGCGAATGAAGCAGTTAAGGTTTTTCTTTCAAAAGAAGCGGATGTGCGGCTGTTGTCAGAGATACTTGAAGAGGCAGAGAAGCGCGCAGTGCCCGTTGAGTGGGCAGAGACATCGCTGCAGTTGGGAAGGGCCTGTGCCGTGACAAGAAAGACTGCTGCGGCGGCGCTTCTTAAAAAGTAGAAAGAAATATTAACAGGGAAGGAGGGAGCTATTTGCCAACAATAAGCCAGCTTATTCGCACCGGCAGAGAGGACAAGAGGCGTCGTATGAGCGCCCCTGCTCTTCAGGAGAACCCGCAGCGCCGCGGAGTATGTACCCGC
This window harbors:
- a CDS encoding ribosomal L7Ae/L30e/S12e/Gadd45 family protein, which gives rise to MPLNELASSGRIAGINSVLRKLKANEAVKVFLSKEADVRLLSEILEEAEKRAVPVEWAETSLQLGRACAVTRKTAAAALLKK